The genomic DNA TGCTTGTTCGTTGTCTTCTCATCACTTGTAAATTGTAATCttcttttgtaatttctctttgctcccatttttagttttatttctttaatcatTTGTAGATCTAATCAAGATAACCTAATTCAGTACAAAAAGTCCAACACATATAGTGACTACCAGATCATTTAggaaagaaatagaagaagtATAATATTCATTGACGTAGCACTATCTGTAATGGGTTCACAATttcaaaatcataatatttttgtgCGTCATGTGATTGAAgctttgattttgtattttaaatatatatattaaggatGGATGTCGTTTGTTTAGATAATCAGAAACTCTAATTGGAAGAAGAGACCTTATAATTAAACGAGAAACAAAATACTCAAATGATCTTTATAACTGTATTCTGTAATCGTTTTTGTGTAAGGACATCGGTGGCAGATAATACAAACCACGACTTAACTTTttgaagaaaacgaaaaaaaataagataaaattagACTTTTAtgtaaatgaaaatatatacttaagaaaatatattaaaaattatactatGGAAAGAAGCTTCTAAAATAGTTTATCATGagatctgaaaaagaaaaatagtttattatgagataatatgaattataattttattacctAGACCATAGTATTCGATATATAATGTCAATATAGTAAGTTTTATAATAGAAATGCGAATGTAAATGCGGATTTTTTAGAATGCCAAATATGAACTTATTCGTAtgatgttttgtatgtaaacaattttttttgctccATTGGCTGAGATAATttctgttgtcaaaaaaaataaaaataaaaaaaataataggtttcataaattaaattattccAAACCAAATGCTAGTTACTAAAAGTGATTCTCGATTAGTAAATTGAATTCTAACAACGTGGAAACAGGTAGAtcaacatcttttttttgttttgtcgttACTTTGAAAAACGTaggttttaaaaagaaaatcataaaaatctttaacatacaatatattgtAAATTGTGCTcgtgtttgtaattttattttttaatctattcttaaatGCAATTTCAGGTTTTAATGGATTTTCTAATATTACATTACAACTTCGCGTGTATGCGGAAACTAATCTAGtagtattatatttaaaaagaaacaaaaagatgaaagGTGTTAGTTGgtcaaaatcataaaattttatgggttattttttttttttcttaataataaaaagaaataaatgatttcttaatcttttttttgaaatgctGGATTCCGACAAATTGTGTTACATGATTAACTAAAACAGTGGTGATGTACGTTGACCTCAATTATATAGTTGGTACAGTGGTGATGTTGACCTTAATTATATAGTTGGTACAGTGGTGATGTTGACCTTATATAGTTGGCTATATATCTTGTAAATAAATTTGGATGAGCCAAATCAAACTAGGGTGTTAGATTATAATATGTctcaataataatttatttaagcCGTTTGGAAAAGTCTAGGAGTAAGTTTGTgcggtatttttttttaatgtaatattaaattatactcaaagaaaaaatagtatttttacaACTAGTGCAACACGATTTTGTAAAAACTTAAACGATAATTTACAAAATTGCTAACAGTCTAACAAAAGCAATTAAACCAAGAGCTCGTGAAGCAAACCAAATCTAAAGGCCTTCATCGGACCTTCTGTCCCTAGTTGCAGTGATAACCAAGAGTTGATTCCGCACTTGCTTGTCTATCCATGTGATTAGGTGAGCCGCCGGATTCGAAGCATCACCATGCCTACGACCATTCCGCTCACGCCAAAGAGTGTGAACCGTTATTTGGAAAAGGTAGCAGGTTAAAAACCCTCAACCCGGTCTGGCCGTCGGTCCCGACACACAGTTTAGGAGGGCTGTCCAATCTGTTGAGCACCTTGTTCTGAAAATATTCTTTGCTAAAGCCTCCTATACCTCCGACGCTTAACTGCACTTGAAGAACAAGTGATCTCGGGATTCTGTGGGGATACTGCAAAAGGTAGACGTCGTAACTGCACAcatcataatttaaataaaaaaaaaaaattatcgaccaagtatttaaaaattatatatcacacTTTTCATACTACATGATTGTAATTACTTGGCTTCATATCACTTTTTCTTGGGGATTAACTTTAGTGTTCCATaatatcaactttttttttttacaaccatAATATCAACTTATATtgcacatatttttatttattttacttatatgAGCTAATGAAAATCACCACATATGATTCACACAAATCAATCATTGTTAACTGAATCCTAAcataaagcaaaacaaatatgaaaccaaaactgaaatatatttggttatgtttttcaaaaccaaaaattccGAATAAACATAGCTGCTGAGAGAGGTCCGTGGTGGAAATCAGATATTTGGTTAAGATTGTTTACACTTGCATACAAAACTCCCCCACCTTTCCTAAACTTGCGCAGATGTCTACTTTTTCTGAACATAAAAAGGTGAAAGCCTATACTACCATCCATCTTTTCATGTAATAAAACATgtgcaaataaaataaaaatcagtatGCTTTAAACTTGTTTTGGTCACAAGTCAGTCCGTCAATAAAATGACTTCGGTTTGGACGTATCAAGACGCGTTCTCTCTATTCGATCATAAAGAACGTCCACCTCATAAATCTTCAAGTCTTTATAACAATAATTAACAAGGAAACAATTTGAATAATTTGAATATAAGCCGGTACGTGACTTAAATTTCGCGCAAGAGGACTTAATGCATAATCAGCTCTAAAAGGACAGTGACTATGGTTTGTctaccattaaaaaaaaaaagtctaaacgTGAGACAACTACCATATATGGCTCTCGAAGATCCACTTCAGTAGGGAATGCTGCATGGAGTTTTTTCTTAAGGAGAATACTTTATCAACCTTGGTATGATGTCTCAGACGAAGCTTTGTCGATATATGTATCATCTTTGGCTTCACGAGTGGAGACGAGGAGTAAATTATTAGGAATCAGAACTCCTATAATATCGTCTAGAAAAAAAGTATGCTTTGAAAACAATTGAATTAAATGCGTTaattaatattgagaatttttATAGGAAAGAAAATGCAAAGAAGATAATTTCAACTGACCAACgtaaaaatgaaaagatatgtataatatttGGAAAGCAAGTGTCGTGCCCGTTGATTAGCTCCTTTAACACGAGAGTTAAGCTCATCAACATCGTCACCGTGATGATCGAGAGCTTTGTTTTGCCTGCAATTTTGcccaaataattaataataagtatTCTAAAAGAATATAGAATTGTTTGAAAATATGTATTTGTGATATATATCTTACTTGTCGATCTCAGATCCCATATCAACGGCCATGCTCTTAAGATCACCAAAATGTCACTTAAATCTGAAAGTCCATCGTCTTGCTTTTCCTTCTCTTgctgtataaaaaaaaaaaattggaacaatttcccaattttaaaaattcaagatTTCTTGGAAAATTGGTAAGAAAGAACGTACACAAACCTCAACTTTCTGCAATGCTTGTGTTGGTTGTTCTAATGCTAGAAAGCATTGCAACTTTCTtccatttttaagttttaacatcTAACATATTTAAGTTTTCTGCAATACCTCaacatattttaagttttctgCAATACCTCAACCTTAACTTTCTtccatttttaagttttaacatctaacatatttcataatgaaatagTTAATTGTACTGTttacttttaaatgattagaaatagagacaatttatataagaaacaaatatatatattaaatttgacacacttttattttcatgaattttaataaaaaattagtcagacttagagtataagatatttgttttgtgatatcgttttaataaattattttaaaattgacttatcattctagaaaattatttgttgttaactattactcttagatatgaaaataaaattaatatataggacaatatatttatctatcaaagtaattaagtaaggttttacacttttttcttagaatacttatcagtcttttttttcaaaaaaacaaactataaaattaatttatcttaattatttaacgAACATaccaaatttaattaactttgctGTAACTAATTGTCCTATTACTATATGAtagactaattaaaaaaatcattatataaaaaactcacattatattcaataatcatatataaaaaactcacattatattaaataattatatatattgtattagagatacaactcaaatttgtatttaatagtaatttataagttacacTTTGATtgtatttaaaacatatatatgtacttaaaaaaaacataatggtatcataacataattgctttatcaccctatgatataacagaaaacaataatttcaaaactgaatttattgttaattatactatatatttttaaatgattagaaatagagacaatatatagaaaataaaaaataatttaaatttgacacacttttcttttcaaaaaatttcataaaaactggttaaacttttagtataagatatttgttttttgatatcgttttaataaattattttagaattgacttatcttatataaacttattttatgttaactattacttttagatgatgacaaaaaattaatatataggacaacataaaattatctatcaaaataattaagtaagatATTACGCTTACCTTTCTAGACTactttttagttatttattttcgaaaaaaagaaaaaaatataaaaaatattgaaagaatataatttatcttaactattaaaaaaataacatatttaattggCTTTGCTATAAGTAATGGTCTTATTACTATAGTAAGTTAGTAACATACTGTTTAAATGATTTCAACAATAcattgtaatcaaaaatatttagtaatatactaatatgtactttaactttcctttttttcatcatctttctATAAAACActgtacatatataaattataaaattatagttGAACCatattattatgaatattattttttaagacatatattaacaattacatgtgtacgtttcatatataattgaataactacttcattttatatttcaagtttAATAATGCAAACATAAACCACGCATCGTGTGAGCtactttctagtatatatatatgtgtgtgtatgtttattacttcttttacaaaatacataCAAGACTGTTTTatcaaaatattcaatttattGGACTTTGGAACATCAACTACAAACATAGAAAAGCAATAAAATgccaaaacacaaaaatcaacTTAGAAACATCAAACCCAAGACATGTATTACTAGTCTCTTTAATAGTAGCATTCATAAAGTTTAATATCCATTTTGATACGGAAATACTTATTGCCTTCGACGAGATCGGTCGTGAACGTAGCGATCCCACGAGTCATGATGAAGTCGCCAGTCCCACCAACGACCGGTAGGTCTCTGGTCGGCTCCATAAACGGATTTTCACCCATTATGTTCAATGTCCCTTTCTGTTGTGTTGAATTGAATACTACTGACCAAGAGAGCCAAGTGTCGTATTTCGACTTACCgtggtagaagaagaagccttgAACACGAGCCACCGGTTTGGAGAGATAGTTCTCGTCCATTGTCACAGGGTTGTCCATAATTATAAACTTCCCGAAATTGAAGTCTCCTAGTCCGATAGGGTTGACAATTGC from Camelina sativa cultivar DH55 chromosome 2, Cs, whole genome shotgun sequence includes the following:
- the LOC104719126 gene encoding dirigent protein 13, producing the protein MAKQIYKQVLSSLIFLSVLLYQSNTVSSFRKSLDLAKPCKRFVFHLHNVAYDGDNTVNATSAAIVNPIGLGDFNFGKFIIMDNPVTMDENYLSKPVARVQGFFFYHGKSKYDTWLSWSVVFNSTQQKGTLNIMGENPFMEPTRDLPVVGGTGDFIMTRGIATFTTDLVEGNKYFRIKMDIKLYECYY